Below is a genomic region from Xylanibacillus composti.
GCTATAATGAAAGCAGAAATGAACGTTAAAGGGGGACTTGTGATGAACGGAGCTGTCTTCCAGTTGGGACCGCTTGCGATTAACGGCCAGCTGCTGGCGCTGCTGCTTGCTTTTCTTGGCTTCTATCTGGGGCTGCGGCTTTGGCTGCGAAGTGCGGAGGAGGAAGAGGCCAAGCAGATTGACGAATGGACGTGGAATGCAGGAGCGGGAGCCATAATCATATGGAAGTTTGGAGAACTGCTGCTTCAGCCTGCCATACTGGCCAATGGATTGACAGCGCTGATCATGCCCGGCAGCCAGAGAAGCGCATGGCTTGCATTGGGCTGGGTAGTTATTTACCTGTTATGGAAATGGAGGAGGAGCAGGATCTCGGCAGTGCTGCAGGCATTGGATGCTTGGCTCTTTGCCGCAGTCATCGGCATGGCCGTTTACGCCGGATGGAGCATGGAGCTCGGCCGACCGACAAATGCCCCCATAGGCTGGGAACCCGCTGGATTAAGCACTGGCTATCATCCCATATTTTTATATCAAGTTGTGTTTGGCTTAGCCATGGCCGGCGTGCTGTTCAGGTGGAGAGGACGAAGTAGGGGAGAGGTGTTTGGATGGGGGATGGCAGCGGCGGGAGCGGGAAGCATGATTATCTCGTTCTTTGCCATCCAAGGAAGCGCCCATGCCGTTTTCGTTGGCTTGTCCTATGCACAGTGGAAGTTTGCCGGGATGATGCTCGGGGGACTGTTCTGGATCAGGATAGCCCTGCCCGCATTGAAGCATAATAAATCGGGAAAGGAGATGATTGTCATGTCGAACAACCAGTCCAATAATTCCAAGGCTCAACAGGAGCATGAGAGGGAAAACAAAGAACAGCGCGATTTCACGATGGGCGTGGACAAAAAGCTCTCCGGCCCGAACCGGCCTGCAGAATAATGAACCCTGAGTAAGAATGGGGAAGAAGGCCGCCCGTTTCAGCTTGGGCGGTTCCCTTCATCTTGGCCAAGGAAAAATGGCATCATTCATCATAGTATCGGAATAGCTACAGCAAGGGGGCGAGCGCAGCATGGATTTGGAAAAATGGATGCAGCACAAAAAAGAGGCAGAGGATCGGCTGGCTTCGCTTGGCGATGAAGCGCTCGATCCGTACGAGATCAATTTTCGCCCGGAATTTGAGCAGGGGCGAGGACCGAAAAAAGCATTTATGAATGAATTCGGTGTAGTCATCGGCGACCATGAATACGAATCGGAGCATTCCCCTCTCCAGCAGTGGTCGAAGGAAACCGATCCCTCCATCATGTCGGGCGACCAGTGGGTACATGCCTACAAGGACATCGGCTTTCAGACTGAAGAGAACCGGGACTATTTTGAAAAGGGAATTGTTCCCCAGGGCGGCATGTTTATGCATCCGGACAAAGATGTGGCCTATGAGAGCAATCTGGAGCATTATGACGGGGAGCCGCAGCAGGAGGATGAGCACAATCTCAAGGGGGATCGTCCCAAGAAATAAGCCTGTACTGCAGCATCCGCTATGCATTGCTTTCGCTCCTGAGACATGTATAATAGACTCAAAGAACGATTCTCATGAGGGAGGGAAAGCAAATGTTTCAATCATTTGATATGTATATGAAGGATATGGTTCAACCGATGAGGGATGAACTGACCAATCTGGGCATCAAGGAATTGTTGACCCCCGAGGAAGTGGAAGAGGCGCTGACACAATCCAAGGGCACAGCGCTTGTTGTTGTGAATTCCGTATGCGGATGCGCAGCCGGCCAATGCCGCCCGGGCGTTGCCAAAGCGCTGCAGCATGACACCGTACCGGATCACCTGTTCACGGTATTCGCCGGACAGGAGAAGGAAGCGACAGCCAAGGCCCGCGAATACTTTGCGCCATACCCTCCGTCATCGCCTTCTATCGCCTTGATGAAGGATGGGGAATTGGTGCATTTCATCGAGCGGCACCAAATCGAAGACCGCTCCGCTGACGCGATTGCTGCGGAACTGACAGCTGCTTTCGATCAGCACTGCAAGTAAAACGAGCTTGAAGGGGAAGAAGGCCTGGCGGCAGGGCACTGTGGCGGATAAGCTTAAAACGCGATGAGTAGCCCTGAGCAGGCTTCGGCCATGTATAAGCGCTGGTACTCCGATTAGGAGGATCAGCGCTTTTTGTCATGTCCGCTCAGTTGGCAGTCACTCGCTTGCTCCGCAGCGCCGATTCCGAAGCTCAGCCATACGAGCTAGTCTTGTTATCTCGTTCGTCGTCCCCTGTTGTAGTTAGAACAGAGCTCTTCGCTATCCCCGTAACTCAGCCAGAGGTTAGTGCGGTCCCCGGCTGTTCGCTATCCCCGTAACTCAGCCAGGGGTAAGTGAGGTCCCGAGCTCTTCGCTATCCCCGTAACTCAGCCAGAGGTTAGTGCGGTCCCCAGCTGTTCGCTATCCCCGTAACTCAGCTATTCTGAATTTACGCATGCCAGCGACTAACACTATCCCTTCTACGCAGCTACTGTGCGCATTCATCCATCATGCATATTGCTGCCCCAACCCCGTGGCTCAGAAGCAAGAGAGCCGGATGTTTCGTTTCCTTGCTCGAATATTATATCGAACTGATAGGCTCTCTCTGAGTAAGCAGGCATCTCTTGTGCAAGCAAGTGTGAGTGTGTCCAAGCTGAGCGAAGGGGATAGCCAACAAAAGGAGGTAAAAGATTACCCAAGCTGCCGACGATGACGCCAAAATCCCCGAACTCGAAGGACTTCAAGGAATTTTAGAAGAATGAACCAGCTTCACCCTTCCTTATGGGCAGGGCAATATTTGCGCATATGCGCGATTGTCTCCTCGTCGCGAGGAGCCGAGCGCTTCTGCAGCGCTTGCTCGACTTCGCATCGGCGCTCAGGCTTCCAATTTTGGCCGAATTTGAATTTGGCGGTCAGCGAGTCGATTGTGATTTTGACAACTGCCGTGCCTTTCAGCTGCGGGACATAGTCAGGGTCGCTTACAGAAATGGGGGCATAGCCGCCTTCCTTTTGCAGTTTGTTCATCAGCGCGCCGAAGACCGATGCTTTTTCCTCCACATCCTCTATAAGAGATGCATGGCCGCGGATCAATACCGATTTGAAAAATGCTGTAGCCGGACATGCCAGCTTGGGATCGCTAAAGTAGGAGGGGATCAAGGCGTATTCGTCTGCGACGGCGAATGATACTTTCTCGTTTGCGCGAAGGTCATGGATCTTTTGGCCAATGCGGCTGCCATGGAAGTAAATGTGGCCGTTATGGTAGACGAAATTGAGGGGAACGAGATAGGGCCAGCCGTCCTCGCCGTGCAGGCCCAGGATGCCGTAAGTCCTTTCTGCCAGAAATTCATTTACTTCGTGTTCATTCTTTTGTTCGAAGTCTTTTCTTCTCATGTGCATCGCCTCCGCGTTATTTTGATACATAGAATACGGGATAGATTGACATGAAAAAAGATCCAATCTACATTATTTTTAGTAGACCAATTAGATTCAAACGCTGGGACATCGTGAATGAGGGAGGGGATGCGATGGATTTTGTCATTCATTATCACCGTCATCGGGAAAAAGCGAAATCCGAGACGGAGGCGGTCTATCAAGCGATTCGCGAAGCGATTATTCAAGGGACATTGAAGCGCGGGGTCCGTCTGCCTTCAACGCGGGAATTGGCGGTCGGCTTGGGGCTATCGCGGGGGACGGTGAACCTTGTTTATGAGATGCTTGCCGCTGAAGGCTATGTCGAGGCCGCCGTCGGACGCGGCACATTCGTGGCTTATGACGTGGGGAAGTCGGTTTTCCCGGCAAGCGGCACCCATGCAGATGTGCCGCTGTCGGAATGGGGCAGACGTATGACCGAAGCTGCACCTCTCGCTCAGAGGGAAATCATGGCCAATACGGCATATGAAGGCGCAGATGCCAGTACGGAGCATGAAGCGGGAAAAAGTATGATTTCGTTCACGCTGCAAGGACCGGATATCAGCATGTTTCCGATGACGGAATGGAAGCGGGTGATGTATGCACAGGTGCGGGAGGTATACGGGCCCGGCCAAGCAGACGGCTGCGAGGCGGCCGGTTACCTGCCGCTGCGGGAGGCTATTGCGCGCATGCTTGGACGCGCCAGAGGCATACAGGCAGACGCGCAGGATATTGCGATTGTGCATGGCTCCATGCAGGCGATCTTTCTGCTTGCGCAGCTTCTCCTGCAGTCTAGCGACCGTGCCATTGTAGAAGAACCGGGATATGGGGGGATCTACCGAGCTGTAAGGTCAACTGGGGCGGACATGGTTGCTGCGCCGGTAGATGAACAAGGCTTGGTGCCGAAGGACTGGGAAGCGAAGCTTCTGTTTGTTACAGCGGGTCGGCAGTTTCCAACGGGTGCGGTGCTGTCTATGGCGAGAAGGCAGCAGTTGCTTCGCTGGGCATCGCGCACACGCGCCTTTATTGTAGAGGATGATTATGACAGTGAATTCCGCTATAGGGGCAAGCCTGTCGAGCCGTTGAAGGCATTGGATACGGAAGGAAGAGTCGTCTACATTGGCAGCTTTTCGAAATCGATGCCTGCGGCTTTGCGTATAGGCTACGCGGTGCTGCCTCCAGGGCTGCGCCGGCCATTCGTGCAGGCGCAGCGGCTTGCGGAGCCCCATGCTTCGGGGTTGGCGGAGCAGCGGGCGCTTGCCGCCTTTCTTAATGAGGGGAGCTATGAGAAGCATCTGAGAAGAATGAAACGGATTTATGCGCGCAGACGCGAGCTGCTTCGCATGGAGTTGAACGACAGGCTCTCACAGCGCTTCAAGCTGTTCCCCGCCGATGCCGGCCTGCATCTGTTCGCCCGGTGGAACGGAAATGCGGATGAATATAAGCGGGTTCTCGCTGCCTGCAGACAGGCGGGAGTGGAATGGACGGACGGAGCCGCCTATTATGTGACTGCCGGTCATCCGCCCGCTGCCTGCTTCGGCTTTGCGCATCTGCATGAAGAGCAAATCAGTCGGGGAGTGCAGCGAATCCAGCAGGTGCTGAATCGGATGGAATTACTCGATTAGCTCTTGGGGAAAAGAATTCGCTGCGTGCGCTCCATAATTTGCTCGGCACGTCGATTGCCCGCCAGCTTGCGTACGGCATCGTAGCCGCTGGACAGATTCGGCTTGCGCCGCACGTTGTGCGCGTCTGTGGCCAATACATGAACATAGTCGTTGGCCAGCAGCCATTCGGCGAACCGCCGCACTTCCTCGCCGTTATTGCCGTTCAGGCTGTCTGCCGTCACCTGTGTCCACATACCGGCCTGAATCAACTGCTCAACAAGCTCGGGCTGTCTGCGGAAGAATACGTGGCGTTCCGGGTGGGGAACAATTGGGCGGGTGTTGCGACGTAAAAACCACTTGACCACTTCAAGGGTCTCCGGATTAAAGTCAGACCATCGCTGCTCCAGCAGCACATAGTTTTGAGCAGGATCCAGGTAGGAGAACTGGTCGGATTTTGCCTGATCGTAAATGAAAGCCTTGGATTCCAAGCGCACTTCGTTGCCGGGATGAATCGTCACGGCGATACCCTGGCGGTCCAGTTCCTGTTGCAGCTCCCGGACCTTGCGCTGCACACGCGCTGCCGTATTGCGGTAGGCCAATGTAAAATGGGGAGTCGCGACAATGTGGCGAATGCCGTCTTCAAAGGCGATTCGGGCCATCTCGACGGATTCCCGCATATCACCCGCTCCGTCATCCAAATCGCTCAAAATATGGCAGTGTATGTCTATCATCGGCGTCTCTCTCTCCTCTCTTTAGCCCATACGATAGCAAAGGATTCGGTAAAAAGCCAGAAGTGTTGTATAATAAGAGCAAGATGTCAGGTTAGTTCACAAGTAGGTTGAAGAGAGCATACGGAAAAGGATGTGCGAAAGCGATGAGTTTGCAAAAGGAGATTATTGCAGAGCTTGGCGTGAAGCCGGAGATTGATGTAGAGGAAGAGATTCGCAGACGGGTTGATTTTTTGAAGTCCTATGTGAAAAAGTCGGGAACGACAGGGCTCCTCATTGCCATTAGCGGCGGCATTGACAGTGCAGTTACTGCAGCGCTGTGCAAGAAAGCCACCGACGAGCTGTCCGAAGAAAGC
It encodes:
- a CDS encoding DUF3905 domain-containing protein, whose protein sequence is MDLEKWMQHKKEAEDRLASLGDEALDPYEINFRPEFEQGRGPKKAFMNEFGVVIGDHEYESEHSPLQQWSKETDPSIMSGDQWVHAYKDIGFQTEENRDYFEKGIVPQGGMFMHPDKDVAYESNLEHYDGEPQQEDEHNLKGDRPKK
- a CDS encoding BrxA/BrxB family bacilliredoxin, whose protein sequence is MFQSFDMYMKDMVQPMRDELTNLGIKELLTPEEVEEALTQSKGTALVVVNSVCGCAAGQCRPGVAKALQHDTVPDHLFTVFAGQEKEATAKAREYFAPYPPSSPSIALMKDGELVHFIERHQIEDRSADAIAAELTAAFDQHCK
- a CDS encoding pyridoxamine 5'-phosphate oxidase family protein codes for the protein MRRKDFEQKNEHEVNEFLAERTYGILGLHGEDGWPYLVPLNFVYHNGHIYFHGSRIGQKIHDLRANEKVSFAVADEYALIPSYFSDPKLACPATAFFKSVLIRGHASLIEDVEEKASVFGALMNKLQKEGGYAPISVSDPDYVPQLKGTAVVKITIDSLTAKFKFGQNWKPERRCEVEQALQKRSAPRDEETIAHMRKYCPAHKEG
- the pdxR gene encoding MocR-like pyridoxine biosynthesis transcription factor PdxR gives rise to the protein MDFVIHYHRHREKAKSETEAVYQAIREAIIQGTLKRGVRLPSTRELAVGLGLSRGTVNLVYEMLAAEGYVEAAVGRGTFVAYDVGKSVFPASGTHADVPLSEWGRRMTEAAPLAQREIMANTAYEGADASTEHEAGKSMISFTLQGPDISMFPMTEWKRVMYAQVREVYGPGQADGCEAAGYLPLREAIARMLGRARGIQADAQDIAIVHGSMQAIFLLAQLLLQSSDRAIVEEPGYGGIYRAVRSTGADMVAAPVDEQGLVPKDWEAKLLFVTAGRQFPTGAVLSMARRQQLLRWASRTRAFIVEDDYDSEFRYRGKPVEPLKALDTEGRVVYIGSFSKSMPAALRIGYAVLPPGLRRPFVQAQRLAEPHASGLAEQRALAAFLNEGSYEKHLRRMKRIYARRRELLRMELNDRLSQRFKLFPADAGLHLFARWNGNADEYKRVLAACRQAGVEWTDGAAYYVTAGHPPAACFGFAHLHEEQISRGVQRIQQVLNRMELLD
- a CDS encoding tyrosine-protein phosphatase; the encoded protein is MIDIHCHILSDLDDGAGDMRESVEMARIAFEDGIRHIVATPHFTLAYRNTAARVQRKVRELQQELDRQGIAVTIHPGNEVRLESKAFIYDQAKSDQFSYLDPAQNYVLLEQRWSDFNPETLEVVKWFLRRNTRPIVPHPERHVFFRRQPELVEQLIQAGMWTQVTADSLNGNNGEEVRRFAEWLLANDYVHVLATDAHNVRRKPNLSSGYDAVRKLAGNRRAEQIMERTQRILFPKS